One genomic window of Micromonospora sp. WMMD1128 includes the following:
- a CDS encoding PH domain-containing protein, protein MTNGQPWPPAPGYGPPGHVPPPGSAPPGYGPPPGQPAQPWPGPVPPGAWGPPPGQQAQLGGPAGGEEPRQRLHPLSPALHGAKSLVVVIAGLSWSTLSRVGFGWFAALVAVFVLGATVLSVISWWNTGYHVVGRELRVYEGLLWRRTRAIPLERLQAVEVVRPLLAQLTGLAELRLEVVGGGKTEAPLAYLGVAEATALRQRLLAVAGRAPAPATAPTDGGVPAAPAPAGRELHVVRNQDLLVSQLLTPQAFLLPVGVAFVVAQFLSEGSWSFIAVASTLTAMAGVVLQPIRRVLDDWSFRLDRDGDTLRVHNGLLETRVQTVPLHRVQTVGVTWPLFWRVKGWLRLRLEVAGYSAGEPDDRNRPDRLLPVGDAGTGKLVVAEVLPGVRLDALPGTPPPPRARWLRPLSRAAVGAGLDERVFVARSGLLTRRLTLVPYARIQSVRVTQGPAQRRLRLATVHADTAGGSGAAAVDRDLADAWELAAELTARSQSARRSG, encoded by the coding sequence GTGACGAACGGGCAACCGTGGCCGCCGGCGCCGGGGTACGGCCCACCCGGCCACGTACCGCCGCCCGGTTCCGCCCCGCCCGGCTACGGGCCGCCGCCCGGTCAGCCGGCTCAGCCGTGGCCCGGGCCGGTGCCGCCCGGCGCCTGGGGGCCGCCGCCGGGCCAGCAGGCCCAGCTTGGGGGGCCGGCGGGCGGGGAGGAGCCTCGGCAACGGCTGCACCCGCTGAGTCCCGCGCTGCACGGCGCGAAGTCGCTGGTCGTGGTGATCGCCGGGCTCTCCTGGTCGACCCTGTCCCGGGTCGGGTTCGGCTGGTTCGCCGCGCTCGTCGCGGTCTTCGTCCTCGGCGCCACCGTGCTGTCGGTGATCAGCTGGTGGAACACCGGCTACCACGTGGTCGGGCGGGAGTTGCGGGTGTACGAGGGGCTGCTGTGGCGGCGTACCCGGGCCATCCCGTTGGAGCGCTTGCAGGCGGTGGAGGTGGTCCGGCCGCTGCTGGCCCAGCTCACCGGGCTGGCGGAACTGCGGCTGGAAGTGGTCGGCGGCGGCAAGACCGAGGCGCCCCTGGCGTACCTCGGCGTGGCCGAGGCCACCGCGCTGCGCCAGCGACTGCTCGCCGTGGCCGGGCGGGCCCCGGCGCCCGCGACCGCGCCCACCGACGGCGGCGTGCCGGCCGCGCCCGCCCCGGCCGGTCGCGAGCTGCACGTCGTACGCAACCAGGATCTGCTTGTCAGTCAGTTGCTCACGCCGCAGGCGTTCCTGCTGCCGGTCGGCGTGGCCTTCGTGGTGGCCCAGTTCCTGTCCGAGGGTTCGTGGTCGTTCATCGCGGTGGCCAGCACGCTCACCGCGATGGCCGGCGTGGTGCTGCAACCGATCCGCCGGGTGCTCGACGACTGGAGCTTCCGGCTCGACCGGGACGGCGACACCCTGCGGGTGCACAACGGGCTGCTGGAGACGCGGGTGCAGACGGTACCGCTGCACCGGGTGCAGACCGTCGGGGTGACCTGGCCGCTGTTCTGGCGGGTCAAGGGCTGGCTGCGGCTGCGCCTGGAGGTGGCCGGCTACTCGGCGGGTGAGCCGGACGACCGGAACCGCCCGGACCGGCTGCTGCCGGTCGGCGACGCCGGCACCGGGAAGCTGGTGGTGGCGGAGGTGCTGCCCGGCGTACGGCTGGACGCGCTGCCCGGCACGCCGCCGCCGCCGCGGGCCCGCTGGCTGCGCCCACTGAGCCGGGCGGCGGTCGGCGCGGGCCTGGATGAGCGGGTCTTCGTGGCCCGTTCCGGGCTGCTGACCCGCCGGTTGACGCTGGTGCCGTACGCCCGGATCCAGAGCGTGCGGGTCACCCAGGGCCCGGCGCAGCGGCGGCTGCGGCTGGCCACCGTGCACGCCGACACCGCAGGCGGGTCCGGGGCGGCGGCGGTCGACCGGGACCTGGCCGACGCCTGGGAGCTGGCCGCGGAGCTGACCGCGCGATCCCAGTCCGCGCGCCGCTCGGGGTAA
- a CDS encoding PH domain-containing protein — translation MNGDDLAGRPTTPPGPLEPWPETVSWQPISRDLIWVELIRLGIGLAVALVVLGAAWAFSGHWLLGAAVGVALLLSAWRTITIVRAVRAWGYAERADDLLVRHGLLVRRLSIVPYSRMQFVDVSAGPLERAFDLATVQLHTAAAASDARVPGLRPAEASRLRDRLTALGEDRAEGL, via the coding sequence GTGAACGGTGACGACCTCGCCGGCCGGCCCACCACCCCGCCCGGCCCGCTGGAGCCCTGGCCGGAGACGGTCTCCTGGCAGCCGATCTCCCGCGACCTGATCTGGGTGGAGCTGATCCGGCTCGGCATCGGACTCGCCGTGGCGCTCGTGGTGCTCGGCGCCGCCTGGGCGTTCTCCGGGCACTGGCTGCTCGGCGCCGCCGTCGGCGTGGCGCTGCTGCTGTCCGCCTGGCGCACGATCACCATCGTGCGCGCGGTCCGCGCCTGGGGGTACGCCGAACGCGCGGACGATCTCCTGGTGCGCCACGGCCTGCTGGTGCGGCGGCTCTCCATCGTGCCGTACTCGCGGATGCAGTTCGTCGACGTGAGCGCCGGTCCGCTGGAACGCGCCTTCGACCTGGCCACCGTGCAGCTGCACACCGCCGCGGCGGCAAGCGACGCCCGGGTCCCCGGCCTGCGCCCGGCCGAGGCGTCGCGACTGCGCGACCGGCTCACCGCCTTGGGCGAAGACCGGGCGGAGGGCCTGTGA